The following coding sequences lie in one Atribacterota bacterium genomic window:
- a CDS encoding ABC transporter permease: protein MIFYILRRLLFLPLALFGVSLLVFIMIGFLSPYQRLATFINNPERLKGENVDKLISQYGLDDPIFVQYLRWLKNVFQGNLGWSYVGKGPVFEVILERFPYTLELTIFSVIPIIFLGISLGVISALHHNKVLDHALRIFAVVGWSFPDFVFGLMVLMVFYGTLGWFPPGNLSIWAETVVKSSAFRHLTGMLTFDALLNGRLDVLWDALRHLLGPILTLTYVELAFILRITRSSMLEVLQRDYVRTARAKGLSEGVVIRKHARRNALIPVATVSGQTVVGLLAGTVIVETIFNRTGLGSFMALAAQQLDYASIMGGTLFFGLVLILGNLCVDLSYAFIDPRVRLE from the coding sequence GTGATTTTTTACATCCTGAGGCGTCTTTTATTTTTGCCCCTGGCTTTGTTTGGTGTCTCGCTCCTTGTTTTTATCATGATCGGGTTTTTGAGTCCCTATCAGCGTCTGGCAACGTTTATCAACAATCCTGAGCGACTGAAAGGTGAAAACGTTGATAAGTTAATCAGCCAGTATGGCTTAGATGACCCTATCTTTGTCCAGTATTTAAGATGGCTAAAAAACGTTTTTCAAGGGAACCTGGGCTGGTCCTACGTCGGTAAGGGGCCAGTTTTTGAGGTTATTCTGGAACGTTTTCCGTACACTTTGGAGCTAACCATTTTTTCTGTGATCCCTATAATTTTTTTAGGAATTTCCTTAGGTGTAATCTCTGCACTGCACCATAATAAAGTTCTTGACCATGCTTTACGGATTTTTGCCGTGGTGGGGTGGTCATTTCCTGATTTTGTCTTTGGATTGATGGTTCTCATGGTTTTTTACGGTACCTTGGGGTGGTTTCCCCCTGGTAACCTGAGTATATGGGCAGAGACGGTGGTCAAATCTTCGGCTTTTCGACACCTTACCGGGATGCTCACCTTCGATGCACTTTTGAATGGGCGGTTGGATGTTTTGTGGGATGCCTTACGCCATCTCCTGGGGCCAATTCTCACACTAACCTATGTGGAACTTGCGTTTATTCTCCGGATTACTCGTTCCTCGATGTTGGAAGTGCTTCAGAGAGATTATGTTCGCACCGCGAGAGCTAAGGGCTTGAGCGAAGGGGTTGTGATTCGTAAACACGCGCGGAGGAATGCTTTGATTCCCGTGGCCACAGTGAGTGGTCAAACTGTGGTGGGTCTTCTGGCTGGTACCGTGATTGTGGAGACGATTTTCAATCGGACTGGTCTTGGAAGTTTTATGGCCCTGGCCGCGCAGCAACTGGATTATGCTTCCATCATGGGAGGGACGTTATTCTTTGGGCTCGTTTTGATTTTGGGGAATCTCTGTGTTGACCTCTCTTACGCTTTCATCGATCCCAGGGTGAGGTTGGAGTAG
- a CDS encoding ABC transporter substrate-binding protein gives MKRFALWFIVVFLCFIIGGVAFAEVKNPDTYIYLSISEPDTLDPHFAYDTASGEIINFVYENLIAYKGESVSEFVPRLAMEVPSAENDLIKDDGKTYVFPIRKGIKFHNGNDLTPEDVEYSFERGILFDPSAGPMWMLIEALFNYGTLEDFVADKLGMNWEDMFNEDGSLKSEEYAQKLVDFYNQYVDPAIEVEGDSVVFRLVRPFAPFLSILAQNANWSAILDKETSISMGLWDGKAEDWWKYHNLKKEESPLYQQAIGTGPFRFVEWDRTQQKITLVRNEEYWGEKSKLAKVIIWGIDEWSTRRAMLEAGDADQIYAPLQYYDQIKEMPGVKVEKGSRLTVTTMHFNWTVSKDSKYLGSGQLDGEGIPPDFFSDIHMRKAFCYAFDYDTFIQEVLKGFGRRIPSVIPKGLLGYNESLPMYFFDLEKAKEEFQQAWGGQVWEKGFKLTLLYNTGNEARQTACEMLKENIESLNPKFKIEVQGVQWPTYLDAYKQGQLPAFVIGWLADYPDPHNFIFTYYHSGGVYGGSQGQAFIDFAQANLNKLIEEAIAETNPEERAKKYEEIQKIAYENALGIPFYQPEEIFVMRTWVKGWFLNPMRPGEVNYDTIWKEE, from the coding sequence ATGAAAAGATTTGCTTTGTGGTTCATTGTGGTTTTTCTGTGCTTTATTATTGGAGGGGTTGCTTTTGCGGAAGTGAAAAATCCAGATACATATATCTATTTGAGTATCAGCGAGCCCGATACACTTGATCCTCATTTTGCCTATGACACCGCCAGTGGGGAAATCATTAACTTTGTCTACGAGAACCTCATTGCATATAAAGGGGAAAGCGTTTCAGAATTTGTGCCGCGTCTTGCTATGGAAGTACCTTCGGCTGAAAATGATCTCATCAAGGATGATGGCAAAACTTACGTGTTCCCCATTCGGAAGGGTATTAAGTTCCATAATGGTAACGATCTCACCCCCGAAGATGTGGAGTACAGTTTCGAAAGAGGAATCCTTTTTGACCCCTCTGCGGGGCCGATGTGGATGCTCATTGAAGCATTATTTAATTATGGAACCTTGGAAGATTTTGTGGCTGATAAACTGGGGATGAACTGGGAAGATATGTTTAACGAGGATGGAAGTTTGAAAAGCGAAGAATACGCGCAAAAACTGGTTGATTTCTATAACCAGTATGTGGATCCAGCCATCGAGGTCGAGGGAGATAGTGTAGTCTTTCGCCTTGTGCGCCCCTTTGCGCCGTTCCTGAGTATTCTTGCCCAGAACGCAAACTGGAGTGCTATCCTCGATAAAGAGACTTCAATCTCTATGGGACTCTGGGATGGGAAGGCGGAGGACTGGTGGAAGTATCACAATTTAAAGAAAGAAGAAAGCCCACTGTACCAGCAGGCGATTGGAACCGGTCCGTTCAGGTTTGTTGAGTGGGACAGGACACAACAAAAAATAACTCTGGTGCGAAATGAAGAGTATTGGGGTGAAAAATCAAAATTGGCCAAGGTGATTATCTGGGGAATCGATGAATGGAGTACCCGTCGAGCCATGCTTGAAGCTGGTGATGCAGACCAGATTTATGCACCCCTTCAGTACTATGACCAGATAAAGGAAATGCCTGGAGTTAAGGTCGAAAAAGGGTCTCGGCTTACGGTTACCACCATGCATTTTAACTGGACCGTGAGTAAAGACAGTAAATATCTGGGTAGTGGACAACTTGACGGTGAAGGGATTCCTCCTGATTTCTTCAGCGACATTCACATGAGAAAGGCATTTTGCTATGCTTTTGATTATGATACCTTCATCCAGGAGGTGTTGAAAGGTTTTGGTCGGCGGATTCCCTCGGTTATCCCGAAGGGGCTCCTGGGGTACAACGAAAGTCTCCCCATGTATTTCTTTGACCTGGAAAAGGCTAAGGAGGAGTTCCAGCAGGCCTGGGGAGGGCAGGTCTGGGAAAAGGGATTTAAGCTGACTTTACTCTATAATACCGGTAACGAAGCCCGACAAACTGCCTGTGAGATGCTTAAAGAGAACATCGAGTCGTTGAACCCCAAGTTTAAGATTGAGGTTCAGGGTGTGCAGTGGCCCACCTACCTCGATGCTTACAAGCAGGGGCAGCTTCCCGCTTTTGTCATCGGATGGTTAGCTGATTACCCTGACCCTCACAATTTCATCTTTACCTATTATCACAGTGGGGGTGTGTATGGTGGTTCTCAGGGACAGGCCTTTATTGATTTTGCTCAGGCCAACCTCAACAAGCTCATTGAAGAAGCTATTGCGGAAACCAATCCAGAAGAAAGAGCCAAAAAATATGAAGAAATTCAGAAGATCGCTTATGAAAATGCTCTGGGGATCCCCTTTTATCAGCCCGAGGAAATTTTTGTTATGCGTACCTGGGTAAAGGGATGGTTTTTGAATCCCATGAGACCGGGAGAGGTTAATTACGATACCATCTGGAAGGAAGAATAA